A stretch of DNA from Candidatus Bathyarchaeota archaeon:
CTTGTCTCATCGTTTTTATAATAAAAGAAAAAAAGAAAAAGGCTGGATTTTTTAGTTTCACAAGTTTACTCGACAAGAGTCATGTTTTCTCCGCAACAAACTAGGGTTCCAGCACCAGCATCTAGAATTTTTACTTTGTTTCCACAAATTTCACAAAGGTATACTTGTCCTTCTTCTGTCAACTTTACACCTCCTTTTTTTGTGCTATAACCAGTTAGTAGTTTTCACACCAAACTTCAAAGTAAGCTCTTGCATGGTCACACACGGGACATTTTTCTGGAGCTTCAATGCCCTCATGCACGTGGCCACAGTTTCGACATTTCCATTTGATGACTTTGTCTTTTTTGAAGACTGTACCTTGTTCAATATTGGCTAACAGTTTTCTGTATCGCAGTTC
This window harbors:
- a CDS encoding desulfoferrodoxin FeS4 iron-binding domain-containing protein, which gives rise to MTEEGQVYLCEICGNKVKILDAGAGTLVCCGENMTLVE